One window of the Runella slithyformis DSM 19594 genome contains the following:
- a CDS encoding efflux RND transporter permease subunit, translating into MNLSEFSVKNWQFMLVMFVGVVALGLNSLFNMPRAEDPTFEAPTFVITVIYPGTDPKDMEELVVDPVEKRLNELKDVKNIRTTIDDGLAVFLLEYEYAVDNDEKKQEIAREVNSMRGILPTDIFDIRYFQFDPGLVNIVQVALVSEVASYKEMADYSEKLRKTLEKIKDLRSVKDYGFPKENVRVSLNVEKMSQEGIAINRVLGALQAENLNIPAGSVQEGARRFNVKTSGDYESLEQMRNTIVSTNGQKIIYLRDIAEVDFNYEEETNLTRLNGRRAVLVAAAQKTGKNITETGKVLNASLTEFEKTMPKHIKMVKYFDQSVSVDRRLGRFAKDFGIAILLVALTLLPLGLRAAVVVMISIPLSLAIGLTAVDYLGYSINQLSVVGLIVALGILVDDSIVVVENIERWMRDGFSKREAAVKATKQITLAVIGCTVTLILAFLPLLFLPEASGDFIRSLPMAVVMTILASMLVSLTIVPFLSSRLLENSHNPEGNIFLRALKKVISGSYSKLLNWALRHPLPTLLFAGLLFGMSLYIPKLIGFGLFPKSEKPMFRITLETPEGSSLNETNRVARSVENELKSIPKVKFFSTSVGRGNPRMYYNVIERSESSNYAEVFVQLEDEIHPPEKEKIIDELRNRLRYVPNANVEVVDFEQGPNTEAPVAIRVMGEDLEKLRSVASDVEKILKETPGTIYVKNPLTTRRTDLRVKINKEKAGLLGISVADINRTVRLAIAGLNIGTFKDESGDDYGINVTLPKGKTTTPAVLNNLYVNTLTGAAIPLRQVADIQFETSTNQIRHYDRDRFVTISAFVKSGYLVDNVYKDVISKLDQYKFPNDFSYVAAGELEARQKSFGGLGTIILITAFGFLGVLILEFGNFKSSLIVLSVIPLGIIGAFTMLWVVGYPLSFVAVIGLIALIGIEVKNSILLVDFTNQLREEGRPLLEAIQEAGEIRFVPIVLTSLTAIGGLIPLAIEGNPLYSPLAWVLIGGLISSTLLSRIVTPVLYRLIPPRVEFKKEETES; encoded by the coding sequence ATGAATCTTTCCGAATTTTCCGTCAAGAACTGGCAATTTATGCTGGTGATGTTTGTGGGAGTGGTTGCGCTTGGACTCAACTCTCTCTTCAATATGCCCCGCGCCGAAGACCCTACATTTGAAGCCCCTACGTTTGTCATCACGGTGATCTATCCGGGTACCGACCCCAAAGACATGGAAGAACTGGTCGTTGACCCCGTTGAAAAGCGCCTGAATGAGCTGAAAGACGTCAAAAATATTCGTACTACCATCGACGACGGGCTTGCGGTATTTTTACTGGAATACGAATACGCTGTCGATAACGACGAAAAAAAGCAGGAAATCGCCCGCGAAGTAAATTCCATGCGCGGCATTCTGCCTACCGATATTTTTGACATTCGTTATTTTCAATTCGACCCGGGTTTGGTCAATATCGTACAGGTAGCCTTGGTTTCCGAGGTAGCTTCGTACAAAGAAATGGCCGATTATTCCGAAAAATTACGGAAGACCCTGGAAAAAATCAAAGACCTGCGAAGTGTAAAAGATTACGGTTTTCCCAAAGAAAACGTGCGTGTTTCACTCAATGTGGAGAAGATGTCGCAGGAAGGTATCGCCATCAATCGGGTACTGGGCGCATTGCAGGCCGAAAACCTTAACATTCCTGCGGGAAGCGTACAGGAAGGGGCGCGGCGATTCAACGTCAAAACCAGCGGCGATTATGAGTCATTGGAACAAATGCGTAACACGATTGTATCTACCAACGGGCAGAAGATCATTTATCTGAGAGACATCGCCGAGGTTGATTTTAATTACGAAGAAGAAACGAATTTGACGCGCCTTAACGGACGACGTGCCGTCTTGGTGGCTGCTGCCCAAAAAACCGGCAAGAACATTACAGAAACCGGAAAAGTACTTAATGCAAGTTTGACGGAGTTTGAGAAAACAATGCCTAAGCACATCAAAATGGTCAAGTATTTTGATCAATCGGTGAGTGTAGACCGCCGCCTTGGCCGCTTTGCCAAAGACTTCGGCATTGCCATTCTGCTGGTAGCTCTTACCCTCCTTCCCCTTGGCTTACGGGCGGCTGTAGTGGTAATGATTTCGATTCCGTTATCATTAGCTATCGGTCTGACTGCCGTTGATTATCTGGGTTACAGCATCAATCAGTTAAGCGTGGTCGGGTTAATCGTGGCTTTGGGAATATTGGTAGACGACTCCATCGTGGTCGTTGAAAACATTGAGCGCTGGATGCGCGACGGTTTTTCCAAACGGGAAGCGGCCGTTAAAGCCACAAAACAAATTACACTGGCCGTGATCGGCTGTACCGTCACGCTGATTTTAGCTTTTTTACCGCTATTGTTCCTGCCTGAAGCCTCGGGTGATTTTATCCGGAGTTTACCCATGGCCGTTGTCATGACCATTTTGGCTTCTATGCTCGTTTCGCTCACGATCGTTCCTTTTTTAAGCAGTCGTTTGTTGGAAAACAGCCATAACCCCGAAGGAAACATCTTCCTGAGAGCGTTGAAAAAAGTCATCTCGGGCTCCTACAGCAAGTTGTTAAACTGGGCCTTACGCCATCCGCTTCCTACGTTGCTGTTTGCAGGGCTGTTATTTGGAATGTCGTTATACATTCCAAAACTCATCGGATTCGGGTTATTTCCAAAATCGGAGAAACCCATGTTCAGAATTACGCTGGAAACACCCGAAGGAAGCAGTCTGAACGAAACCAACCGCGTGGCGCGCAGTGTCGAAAATGAGTTGAAAAGCATCCCTAAAGTCAAATTTTTCTCTACCAGCGTAGGGCGCGGCAATCCACGTATGTACTACAACGTTATTGAGCGTTCAGAGTCAAGCAACTATGCCGAAGTATTTGTACAGCTGGAAGATGAGATTCACCCGCCCGAAAAAGAAAAGATCATTGACGAGCTGCGTAACCGCCTGCGCTACGTACCCAATGCCAACGTGGAAGTGGTAGATTTTGAACAGGGCCCCAACACCGAAGCGCCTGTAGCGATTCGCGTCATGGGAGAAGACTTGGAAAAGCTGCGCAGTGTAGCCTCTGATGTTGAAAAAATCTTAAAAGAAACTCCGGGCACGATCTACGTAAAAAACCCCCTGACCACACGGCGCACGGATCTGCGGGTAAAGATCAATAAAGAAAAAGCGGGGTTATTGGGAATATCGGTCGCAGACATCAACCGCACCGTTCGCTTGGCGATTGCCGGGCTAAACATCGGAACATTTAAAGATGAAAGCGGTGACGATTACGGCATCAATGTTACGTTACCGAAAGGCAAAACAACCACTCCTGCCGTCTTGAACAATCTGTACGTCAACACCTTGACCGGCGCAGCTATTCCTTTGCGTCAGGTAGCGGACATTCAGTTTGAAACCTCGACCAATCAAATCCGCCACTATGACCGCGACCGTTTTGTCACGATCTCTGCTTTTGTTAAAAGCGGCTATCTAGTCGATAATGTGTACAAAGACGTCATTTCCAAACTTGATCAATACAAATTCCCGAACGATTTCAGCTACGTAGCTGCGGGAGAATTGGAAGCGCGTCAAAAGTCATTCGGTGGGTTGGGTACCATTATTCTGATCACTGCCTTTGGCTTTTTGGGGGTGCTGATTCTGGAGTTCGGTAATTTCAAAAGCTCACTGATCGTGCTTTCGGTTATTCCATTGGGCATCATCGGGGCTTTTACGATGCTTTGGGTCGTGGGCTATCCGCTCTCGTTTGTGGCAGTGATTGGCCTGATTGCGTTGATCGGCATTGAGGTCAAAAACTCCATTCTGCTCGTCGATTTCACCAATCAACTCCGCGAAGAAGGACGCCCCTTACTGGAGGCCATTCAGGAAGCGGGCGAGATTCGCTTTGTTCCTATCGTACTTACTTCTTTGACGGCCATTGGCGGCTTGATTCCGTTGGCCATTGAAGGCAATCCGCTGTATTCACCATTGGCGTGGGTGCTGATCGGCGGTTTGATCAGCTCGACCTTACTTTCGCGTATTGTCACGCCGGTACTGTACCGTCTGATTCCGCCGCGGGTCGAATTCAAAAAAGAGGAAACGGAAAGTTAA
- a CDS encoding c-type cytochrome produces the protein MRGVVQALLIGLLATLSQQAAAQDGDAANGETLFNNNCKACHSPKDEVVVGPGLKDIQKRRDLAWLVKWVKNPNGVIQSGDEYAVALYNKFGKAQMTAFPAYGEKEVKDILAYVEKANTVAAPVPAAGGAATAAASGDSAPSDLFTYILVALLIVMLLVLGVLMAIVSILSKAVSGEATASEGVSFSDRLRDGLVGLSKNSAVRSATVWFFILMVTKATIDGMYGIGIQQGYAPKQPIAFSHKLHAGQYKIDCNYCHTGVNRGKSATIPSANICMNCHGVIKKESPEIQKIYTAIEKNQPIEWVRIHNLPDLAYFNHAQHVNVGGVQCQQCHGEIQTMEVVEQRSSLTMGWCIDCHRKTEVNTKGNAYYDKLVELHKSKSKEPLKVADIGGLECSKCHY, from the coding sequence ATGCGAGGTGTTGTTCAGGCCTTACTGATTGGGTTGTTAGCAACCCTCAGTCAGCAGGCAGCAGCACAGGACGGCGATGCAGCAAACGGTGAAACGCTGTTCAATAATAATTGTAAGGCCTGTCACTCTCCTAAAGATGAAGTCGTAGTGGGTCCGGGTTTGAAAGATATTCAGAAGCGCCGCGACTTAGCATGGCTTGTCAAGTGGGTAAAAAACCCCAATGGAGTCATTCAATCAGGCGATGAATACGCTGTAGCTTTATACAATAAGTTTGGGAAAGCACAAATGACGGCTTTTCCGGCTTATGGTGAAAAAGAGGTAAAAGACATTTTGGCCTATGTTGAAAAAGCAAATACTGTTGCTGCTCCCGTACCTGCTGCCGGCGGTGCTGCAACTGCTGCTGCCTCAGGTGATTCGGCCCCTTCAGATTTGTTTACTTACATCTTAGTAGCTTTATTGATTGTGATGTTGTTGGTACTTGGTGTACTGATGGCAATCGTTTCGATTCTGTCAAAAGCGGTAAGCGGTGAAGCTACTGCGTCAGAAGGAGTTTCTTTCTCCGACAGACTTCGCGACGGGTTGGTTGGGTTAAGTAAAAACTCGGCTGTTCGCAGTGCTACAGTATGGTTTTTTATTCTGATGGTAACCAAAGCCACTATTGATGGAATGTACGGAATTGGTATCCAACAGGGGTATGCTCCAAAGCAACCGATTGCGTTCTCGCACAAGTTACATGCCGGACAGTATAAAATTGACTGTAACTATTGCCATACGGGTGTTAACCGCGGTAAGTCAGCGACGATTCCTTCAGCTAACATTTGTATGAACTGCCACGGAGTGATCAAAAAAGAATCCCCTGAAATTCAAAAAATCTACACGGCAATTGAAAAAAATCAGCCAATTGAGTGGGTTCGCATTCACAACCTTCCCGATTTGGCCTATTTTAACCACGCACAACACGTAAATGTTGGAGGTGTTCAATGTCAGCAGTGTCATGGCGAAATTCAAACCATGGAAGTAGTGGAACAGCGTTCTTCATTAACAATGGGCTGGTGTATTGACTGTCACCGTAAGACGGAAGTAAATACAAAAGGCAACGCTTACTACGATAAATTGGTGGAATTGCACAAATCAAAAAGCAAAGAGCCATTGAAAGTTGCCGATATAGGCGGTTTGGAATGCTCAAAATGTCACTATTAA
- a CDS encoding TolC family protein: MKRIYFILFLLAMSMCIKAQHSPILEEYVQEGLRNNLALKQENLEIQKVLENIQQAKALFYPRVTFAPTYSLAAGGRRLQFPVGDLLNPVYSTLNKMTQTSVFPQIANVDELLAPNNFHDTKISVQYSIYNPEIQYNYLIQKTLLTAQEAKKKVYENELRYTIEGAYYQYLQAAEAIKIFGNAQKTLNELVRLNQKLVNNNVLTKDAVIGAEYEISKLNQQVAVATKNRETAKAYFNFLLNKELDAGIVVDSTNLSPLASYESLDKLSASALQNRQELNQLDQSILASKTAITLQERAAKRPSIFIGGNTGFQGFGYTFSQQAYGVAQLGLTWDLFKGYERKSKIQGAKIQTELLKTKKLEVEKQIELQVTQAFLELQATHENLRLVQDGVNKAENYFKVIDSRYRNNNVLYIEWVKAQNEVVTAQLQQSLARFDVLIKESLLNKVTAQ; the protein is encoded by the coding sequence ATGAAAAGGATATACTTCATTTTGTTTCTGCTCGCTATGAGTATGTGCATAAAAGCACAGCATTCGCCTATTTTGGAGGAATACGTTCAGGAAGGACTGAGAAATAACCTTGCCCTGAAACAGGAGAACCTGGAAATTCAAAAAGTGCTTGAAAATATTCAGCAGGCCAAAGCACTGTTCTATCCTCGTGTCACCTTTGCACCTACCTATTCCTTGGCCGCCGGAGGACGTCGTCTACAATTTCCTGTCGGCGATTTGCTCAATCCCGTTTACAGTACACTCAATAAAATGACGCAAACGAGTGTATTTCCACAGATCGCCAACGTAGATGAATTATTGGCTCCCAATAATTTTCACGATACCAAGATCAGTGTGCAGTACTCGATCTATAATCCTGAAATTCAGTACAATTATCTGATCCAGAAAACCCTGCTGACGGCTCAGGAAGCTAAAAAGAAAGTGTACGAAAATGAACTTCGGTATACCATCGAAGGTGCGTATTATCAATACTTACAGGCGGCGGAAGCCATAAAAATCTTTGGAAACGCGCAGAAAACACTCAATGAGCTGGTGCGTCTTAATCAAAAATTGGTCAATAACAATGTATTGACCAAAGATGCCGTCATTGGAGCCGAGTACGAAATTAGCAAACTGAATCAACAGGTAGCCGTTGCAACCAAAAACCGTGAAACGGCTAAAGCGTACTTTAATTTTCTGCTGAATAAGGAGTTAGACGCAGGCATTGTGGTTGACTCAACCAATTTGAGCCCTTTGGCTTCCTATGAATCGTTGGATAAGCTGAGTGCATCCGCCCTTCAAAACCGTCAGGAGTTAAACCAGCTTGATCAATCCATTTTAGCGTCCAAAACCGCCATTACCCTTCAGGAAAGAGCAGCCAAGCGCCCCTCCATATTCATCGGCGGCAATACCGGTTTTCAGGGATTTGGCTATACATTCAGTCAACAGGCTTACGGAGTGGCACAACTGGGATTAACGTGGGACCTGTTTAAGGGATACGAACGAAAGTCTAAAATTCAGGGAGCGAAGATCCAGACCGAATTGCTGAAAACAAAAAAACTGGAAGTGGAAAAACAAATTGAACTGCAAGTCACTCAGGCGTTTCTGGAATTGCAGGCCACACACGAAAATCTGCGATTGGTACAGGATGGGGTTAACAAAGCGGAGAATTATTTCAAAGTGATTGACAGTCGATACCGCAACAACAATGTGCTTTACATTGAGTGGGTCAAAGCCCAAAACGAAGTCGTAACGGCTCAGTTACAGCAGTCGCTTGCCCGTTTTGACGTGTTGATCAAAGAATCCTTATTGAATAAAGTAACAGCCCAATAA
- a CDS encoding efflux RND transporter periplasmic adaptor subunit, whose amino-acid sequence MKQYTFIIAVFLLTACGKQEKPTEATSGDETVVPIKLEKVEQTVRSESITASGLVASSEEAKLSFKIGGIIQKIFVEEGQKVRKGQVLASLNMTEIDAQVSQAKYGVEKAERDFKRVENMLKDTAATLEQMQNATTGFDVARQSLQIAQFNRSYAQITSPIDGAVIKKMANEGELTGPGTPIFYITSNRQSDWVVRVGVSDKDWARLKVSDKANVSLDAYPGETFTGTVTKLAPAADPLNKLYEIEVRLHPNGKRFASGLFAKVELKPVQNRSYTLLPIEAIVEGNGQDAFVYVLDESRKKVKRLPIRIGFVDGDKVLVTNGLEGITEVVTSGSAFLTESSNVIIK is encoded by the coding sequence ATGAAACAATACACATTTATCATCGCGGTTTTTCTATTGACAGCCTGCGGAAAGCAGGAAAAACCAACGGAAGCGACATCGGGAGACGAAACGGTCGTTCCGATAAAGCTTGAAAAAGTGGAACAAACCGTTCGTTCAGAATCCATTACGGCTTCGGGTTTGGTAGCTTCGTCAGAAGAAGCAAAGCTCTCTTTTAAAATCGGCGGCATTATTCAGAAAATATTTGTGGAAGAAGGCCAAAAAGTACGCAAAGGACAAGTCTTGGCCTCTCTCAACATGACCGAAATCGACGCGCAGGTAAGTCAGGCCAAATACGGGGTTGAAAAAGCGGAACGCGATTTTAAGCGTGTAGAGAATATGCTCAAGGATACTGCCGCTACCCTCGAACAAATGCAGAATGCCACGACGGGATTTGATGTAGCGCGGCAAAGTCTTCAAATCGCGCAGTTCAACCGCTCCTATGCCCAAATCACTTCTCCGATTGATGGAGCCGTGATCAAAAAAATGGCCAACGAAGGGGAGTTGACGGGCCCCGGAACCCCTATTTTTTACATTACTTCCAATCGTCAAAGTGACTGGGTGGTGCGCGTGGGAGTATCCGACAAAGATTGGGCTCGATTGAAAGTGAGTGACAAAGCCAATGTGTCATTGGATGCGTATCCGGGCGAAACATTTACCGGAACCGTGACCAAGTTAGCGCCCGCCGCTGACCCTCTGAACAAACTGTACGAAATTGAGGTGCGCCTCCATCCCAACGGAAAGCGTTTTGCATCCGGTCTTTTTGCTAAAGTGGAACTTAAACCCGTTCAGAATCGCAGCTATACCCTGTTGCCGATCGAAGCCATCGTAGAAGGAAACGGACAGGATGCCTTTGTGTATGTCTTGGATGAATCGCGTAAAAAAGTAAAACGACTGCCCATCCGCATCGGCTTTGTGGACGGTGATAAAGTATTAGTGACCAATGGCCTGGAAGGTATTACAGAGGTTGTGACCTCGGGAAGCGCTTTCCTGACCGAATCTTCCAACGTAATCATCAAATAA
- a CDS encoding DUF4260 domain-containing protein encodes MKTTLTLEDIGEFILAVFLFSRLQYAWWWFPALLLLPDLSMIGYLINTKIGAYLYNFVHHKALGISITLVGFALTSSALMLAGIILFAHSAMDRIFGYGLKYTDSFKHTHLGWIGK; translated from the coding sequence ATGAAAACAACCCTCACACTCGAAGACATCGGCGAATTTATACTCGCTGTATTTTTGTTCAGCCGCCTGCAGTATGCCTGGTGGTGGTTTCCCGCTCTTTTATTACTTCCGGATCTGAGTATGATAGGTTACCTGATTAATACTAAAATCGGTGCCTATCTGTACAATTTTGTACACCACAAAGCACTGGGAATCAGTATCACTCTGGTTGGTTTTGCTTTAACTTCTTCCGCCTTGATGTTGGCCGGAATTATCTTATTTGCTCATTCTGCGATGGATCGCATCTTTGGTTACGGTCTAAAATATACTGACTCATTCAAGCATACGCATTTAGGATGGATTGGGAAATGA
- the rpsA gene encoding 30S ribosomal protein S1, whose protein sequence is MSKAQLTDFDWDRADNRGFGSGYTASEKAQLEQLINGTISPVAEKEVVKGIVVGMNDREVILNIGSKSDGIVPRSEFRDLTDLKIGDEIEVYIENQEDPNGQLVLSRKKARVITAWDNIQKSFDHDLVIDGFVKRRTKGGLIVDIYSIEAFLPGSQIDVKPIRDFDIFVGKKMEVKVVKINHANNNVVVSHKVLIEKDLEAQRQQILTNLERGQVLEGVIKNMTKFGVFIDLGGVDGLLHITDISWGRINDPSDLLHLDQKINVVVLDFDEDKKRISLGMKQLQAHPWEALSQEIEIGSRVKGKVVNVADYGAFLEIMPGVEGLIHVSEMSWSQHLRNPQDFLKIGDEVEAVVLTLDRNERKMSLGLKQLTADPWTRQEIIDKYAVGTVHKGVVRNLTNFGLFLELEEGIDGLVHVSDLSWTKKIKHPSDFIKVGEELEVMVLELDADNRRLSLSHKHLEENPWDTFESVFAVGSVHKCTVVAKGDKVATLELPYGIEGVCILKNLAKEDGTVGEIGESLDFKVAEFLKDEKRIVLSHTKTWQEKEEPKVEEKPKAPKAEKPKEAEKATLGDLEALSALKEQMEEGEKKKKAAATKKVTKETSAE, encoded by the coding sequence ATGAGTAAAGCTCAATTAACTGATTTTGACTGGGACAGAGCCGACAACAGAGGCTTTGGCAGCGGTTATACCGCTTCTGAAAAAGCCCAGTTGGAGCAACTTATCAACGGTACAATCTCTCCCGTTGCCGAAAAAGAGGTAGTAAAAGGAATCGTGGTCGGTATGAATGACCGCGAAGTGATTTTGAACATCGGTTCGAAATCAGACGGTATCGTACCGCGTTCAGAATTCCGTGATCTAACGGACCTGAAAATCGGCGACGAAATTGAAGTCTACATTGAAAATCAGGAAGACCCTAACGGACAGCTGGTACTTTCTCGCAAAAAAGCGAGAGTTATTACTGCTTGGGATAATATTCAAAAATCATTTGATCATGATCTGGTGATCGACGGTTTTGTAAAACGTCGTACCAAAGGTGGTCTTATTGTTGATATTTACAGCATCGAAGCGTTCTTGCCGGGTTCACAAATTGACGTTAAGCCAATTCGTGACTTTGATATTTTCGTGGGCAAGAAAATGGAAGTGAAAGTGGTGAAAATCAATCACGCTAACAATAACGTGGTTGTATCACACAAAGTATTGATCGAAAAAGACCTCGAAGCTCAGCGTCAACAAATTCTTACCAATTTGGAGCGCGGCCAGGTACTAGAAGGTGTGATCAAAAACATGACCAAATTCGGGGTATTTATCGACCTTGGAGGCGTAGATGGTTTGTTGCACATCACAGACATTTCGTGGGGACGTATCAACGATCCTTCCGATCTGTTGCACCTTGATCAGAAAATCAACGTCGTAGTTCTCGACTTCGACGAAGATAAGAAACGTATTTCATTGGGAATGAAGCAATTGCAGGCTCATCCTTGGGAAGCACTTTCTCAGGAAATTGAAATCGGTTCAAGAGTAAAAGGTAAAGTTGTAAACGTAGCGGATTACGGCGCATTCCTTGAAATCATGCCGGGTGTTGAAGGGTTGATTCACGTTTCTGAAATGTCATGGTCTCAGCACCTGCGCAATCCGCAGGACTTCCTGAAGATTGGTGATGAAGTGGAAGCCGTGGTCTTAACACTTGACCGCAATGAGCGCAAAATGTCGCTTGGCCTGAAACAACTTACCGCAGATCCTTGGACTCGTCAGGAAATCATTGATAAATATGCCGTAGGTACAGTACACAAAGGTGTTGTTCGTAACCTGACCAATTTCGGTCTGTTCCTTGAACTCGAAGAAGGAATTGACGGTTTGGTTCACGTATCTGACCTTTCATGGACCAAGAAAATCAAACATCCAAGTGACTTTATCAAAGTAGGTGAAGAACTGGAAGTGATGGTTCTTGAATTGGATGCTGACAACCGCCGTTTATCGTTGAGTCATAAGCATCTTGAAGAAAACCCATGGGATACTTTTGAGAGCGTATTTGCAGTAGGTTCAGTGCACAAATGTACTGTTGTTGCTAAAGGTGATAAAGTAGCAACCCTTGAATTGCCTTACGGTATTGAAGGTGTATGTATCCTGAAAAATTTGGCGAAGGAAGACGGAACAGTAGGTGAAATCGGAGAATCTCTTGATTTCAAAGTTGCTGAATTCCTGAAAGATGAAAAGCGCATCGTGCTTTCACATACGAAGACTTGGCAGGAAAAAGAAGAGCCTAAGGTAGAAGAAAAACCAAAAGCTCCGAAAGCAGAAAAACCTAAAGAAGCTGAAAAAGCAACCTTGGGTGATTTGGAAGCTCTTTCCGCCTTGAAAGAACAAATGGAAGAAGGAGAGAAAAAGAAGAAAGCTGCCGCTACCAAGAAAGTAACAAAAGAAACATCAGCTGAGTAA
- a CDS encoding TetR/AcrR family transcriptional regulator — MNSVHYICIVYKNNRFTKQIMGIQERKEREKEDMRRLISEAARKLFLEQGYEKTSIRNIADAIEYSPGTIYLYYKDKNELLFSLHEEAFLKMMQELIKVSGISDPFERLVEMGHQYIKYAIENPELYDLMFIMQAPMETLACRDEIWEDGLKSFGLLKLVIEDCVKAGYFKETNIEIMAMTVWAYMHGLVTIYLKNRMSMFQDNQQLDRIQDSFKLFIKMLKTSL; from the coding sequence ATGAACAGTGTTCATTATATTTGCATCGTTTATAAAAATAATCGTTTTACGAAGCAAATCATGGGAATTCAGGAAAGAAAAGAACGGGAAAAAGAAGATATGCGACGTTTGATTTCGGAGGCAGCCCGAAAATTATTTTTAGAGCAGGGGTACGAGAAAACGAGCATTCGGAATATTGCAGACGCTATTGAATATAGCCCCGGCACAATTTATCTGTACTATAAAGATAAGAACGAGTTGCTATTTTCCCTGCATGAAGAAGCTTTCTTAAAAATGATGCAGGAGTTAATAAAAGTGTCCGGAATCAGCGATCCCTTTGAACGATTGGTCGAAATGGGACATCAATACATCAAGTATGCCATCGAAAATCCCGAACTCTATGATCTCATGTTTATCATGCAGGCTCCGATGGAAACACTCGCCTGTCGGGATGAAATCTGGGAAGATGGTTTAAAGTCTTTTGGGCTCTTGAAATTAGTTATTGAGGATTGTGTCAAAGCCGGTTATTTTAAAGAAACCAATATTGAAATCATGGCTATGACGGTTTGGGCTTATATGCATGGACTGGTGACGATTTATCTTAAAAATCGAATGAGCATGTTTCAGGATAATCAACAGCTGGACCGTATTCAGGACTCTTTCAAACTCTTTATCAAAATGCTAAAAACGTCGTTATAA
- a CDS encoding HNH endonuclease, which produces MGRKVLILNQDYSALSICSVPKAFLLVYLNKAELVAESSSYFLRTVSAEFPMPTVIRLHRYIHLPYKGVMMTRQNIFKRDGHRCVYCGFHGELTLDHVMPKSRGGRTSWDNLVTACKRCNTRKGDYTPEEASMPMRHRPFKPSFIMFLRDYSGATDDSWMPFLAKREKVS; this is translated from the coding sequence ATGGGTAGGAAAGTCTTAATCCTTAATCAAGATTACTCCGCGCTGAGCATCTGCTCTGTTCCGAAAGCCTTTTTGCTGGTTTATCTCAACAAGGCTGAATTGGTAGCGGAATCTTCCAGCTATTTTTTGCGTACCGTCAGTGCGGAGTTTCCAATGCCGACGGTCATTCGTCTTCATCGCTATATCCACCTGCCTTACAAAGGTGTAATGATGACGCGGCAAAATATCTTCAAACGTGACGGGCATCGTTGTGTGTACTGTGGTTTTCATGGAGAATTGACCTTAGACCATGTGATGCCGAAGTCTCGCGGCGGTCGTACCAGTTGGGATAATCTGGTAACCGCATGCAAACGCTGTAATACGCGCAAGGGAGACTATACGCCCGAGGAGGCCTCAATGCCGATGCGGCATCGCCCCTTTAAGCCTTCTTTTATTATGTTCCTGAGGGATTATTCAGGGGCTACCGATGATTCGTGGATGCCTTTTCTTGCAAAAAGAGAAAAGGTTTCGTAA